In Arachis stenosperma cultivar V10309 chromosome 1, arast.V10309.gnm1.PFL2, whole genome shotgun sequence, one DNA window encodes the following:
- the LOC130975817 gene encoding protein FAR-RED IMPAIRED RESPONSE 1-like, which yields MTFVIDLNTQPSSEEIHSFDTHIDMDDTNICNSSSNSATETECTNEVLIHPTISDEEIPKVGMLFGTLKEARQFYYNYANKVGFEPHIRNTNFDKNGRTPINQSIQCNRDGYRTKKNLVTQRSNTVSSVHCKARIYVKLDTVLGKWRLSKVELAHTHRCDPTLSWMFKKNRELSMHVKDVIERNDQAGIRPSKTFQALADEAGGRSNLKFLEKDVRNYISGKLRINGDNTDAQEMLDYFTRMKEQNPNFFYDICVYSDNSLKHAFWADARSRAAYEYFGDVVSFDTTYKLNKYEMPVAAFVGVNHHRRSCLFGCALLGNEETESFEWLMQTFIKCMGKTPDGILTDQCRVMATAIRNVMPNTRHRLCIWHITRKIPHKLGKLSRYEEIKATMRGIIWESHSRESFENIYHIRNIRVPVFLEQEFWAGMRSTQRSESMHAFFDKYLMCRSSLIQFVHQYDNCLADKEQQELECDAADNRGLIPCVSNSPIEKQFQYEYTNCIFCDVQAEFVKKCDCNLSPRVVKDNQYFYEVTQQKIVKGMSIYSEYEVVFCPISHQDFVHDMEEADILRSAFASAKVALREHRAKHAESMRTSECPNGLNALRSPPHVVSRGRPSFKRLEADVDRKIKNGTKRRRASSKHTKEVAAVEGDKHLNKATEKRITASKHPKFYFTDFAPLEGNCFTDNTVSCIPEHFPNATNTQMDSLSTVGFTTLLNSFQNPCIHRTVLVLYYLAVAKGVFIGSNE from the exons ATGACATTTGTGATAGACTTGAACACGCAGCCGTCGTCAGAAGAAATTCACTCATTTGATACCCATATTGATATGGACGATACAAATATTTGTAATAGTTCAAGCAATTCTGCTACAGAAACCGAGTGCACGAATGAA GTCCTAATTCATCCCACCATTTCTGATGAGGAGATTCCAAAAGTGGGGATGCTATTTGGAACCCTCAAAGAAGCACGCCAATTTTACTACAACTATGCCAATAAAGTGGGATTCGAGCCTCATATAAGAAACACTAACTTCGACAAGAATGGAAGGACACCCATTAACCAATCCATACAGTGCAATAGAGATGGATACCGAACAAAGAAGAATCTGGTAACCCAAAGGTCAAACACAGTCTCATCTGTACACTGTAAAGCTCGCATCTATGTGAAACTTGACACAGTGCTTGGAAAATGGAGACTGTCGAAGGTAGAATTGGCTCACACGCATCGGTGTGATCCCACTTTGTCATGGATGTTCAAGAAAAACAGAGAACTCTCTATGCACGTTAAGGATGTCATTGAGCGCAACGACCAGGCTGGTATACGACCTTCGAAGACTTTTCAGGCGCTTGCTGATGAAGCTGGTGGTCGTTCTAATCTGAAATTTCTTGAGAAGGATGTTAGGAATTATATATCTGGTAAACTCCGAATCAATGGAGATAATACTGATGCGCAAGAGATGCTGGACTATTTTACCAGGATGAAAGAGCAGAACCCGAATTTCTTTTACGACATTTGTGTCTATAGTGACAATAGTCTCAAGCATGCATTTTGGGCGGATGCTCGATCAAGAGCTGCTTACGAGTATTTTGGTGACGTGGTGTCATTTGACACCACATACAAGCTCAACAA GTATGAGATGCCAGTTGCAGCATTTGTGGGTGTCAATCACCATAGAAGGTCATGTCTTTTCGGGTGTGCTTTATTGGGCAACGAAGAGACTGAGTCCTTTGAATGGCTCATGCAAACATTTATAAAATGTATGGGAAAGACACCAGATGGAATCTTAACTGACCAATGCAGGGTCATGGCAACAGCTATTCGAAATGTCATGCCAAACACCAGGCATAGATTGTGCATTTGGCACATCACGAGGAAGATACCCCATAAACTTGGAAAGTTGAGCCGTTATGAGGAAATTAAAGCTACAATGCGTGGAATTATTTGGGAGTCTCATTCGCGAGAATCATTTGAAA ATATATATCATATTCGCAATATACGGGTCCCTGTTTTTCTAGAGCAAGAATTTTGGGCTGGCATGAGGAGTACACAGCGGAGTGAGAGCATGCATGCTTTCTTTGATAAGTACCTAATGTGTAGGAGCAGTTTAATTCAATTTGTGCACCAGTATGACAATTGTCTTGCAGACAAGGAACAGCAGGAGTTGGAATGCGATGCAGCAGATAATAGGGGCCTGATCCCATGTGTATCGAACTCTCCTATTGAGAAGCAGTTCCAATATGAGTACACGAACTGCATATTTTGCGATGTTCAAGCTGAATTTGTCAAAAAGTGCGACTGCAACCTGTCTCCAAGGGTAGTGAAGGACAACCAATACTTCTATGAAGTGACTCAACAGAAGATAGTTAAGGGGATGTCTATTTACAGTGAGTATGAGGTTGTGTTTTGTCCTATCTCGCACCAG GACTTTGTGCATGACATGGAGGAGGCTGATATATTGCGTTCCGCTTTTGCAAGTGCTAAAGTGGCACTTAGAGAACATCGGGCAAAACATGCAGAAAGCATGCGCACAAGTGAGTGTCCTAATGGATTAAATGCTTTGCGGAGCCCTCCTCATGTGGTATCTAGGGGGCGTCCAAGCTTCAAGAGACTGGAAGCGGATGTGGACCGGAAAATTAAGAATGGTACTAAGAGACGTCGAGCTAGTAGTAAACATACAAAG GAAGTTGCAGCTGTTGAAGGAGACAAACATTTAAACAAGGCCACCGAGAAACGCATTACTGCTAGCAAACaccctaagttttattttact GATTTTGCTCCTCTTGAAGGAAATTGTTTCACCGACAACACCGTTTCTTGTATCCCTGAACATTTTCCTAATGCAACAAATACGCAAATGGATTCCTTAAGCACGGTGGGATTTACAACATTGTTGAATTCGTTCCAGAACCCTTGTATTCAT AGGACCGTACTTGTGCTATATTACTTAGCAGTTGCAAAGGGAGTGTTCATTGGTTCAAATGAATGA
- the LOC130980234 gene encoding protein NPG1 translates to MESGESGGSSVREVRANGNSIKTSEVEAKLDEGNIQEAESALREGLSLNFEEARALLGKLEYQRGNVEGALRVFDGIDLQAAIQRLQSSLSDKPAKKGGGSTSTSSQHAASLVLEAIFLKSKSLQKLGKFNDAASECKRVLDAVEKIFSQGIPDAQVDSKLQEIVSHAVELLPELWKEAGCYPEAISAYRNSLLSQWNLDNDCCARIQKAFAMFLLYSGVEANPPSLAVQTEGSYVPKNNLEEAILLLMILVRKFCLGKTKWDPSVMEHLTFALSACGQTSVLAKQLEELIPGVYHRIDRWNSLALSLSAAGQSKTALDLLRKSLHRHERPNDMIALLLAARICSEDPHLAAEGAGYAQRAVNNARGLDEHLRGVSLRMLGLCLGKQAKAASSDYERSHLQAKALQSLDEAARLEQKNSDLIFELAVQYAEHRNLPAALRYAKQFFDETGGSVLKGWRLLALVLSAQKRFSEAEVVTDAALDETAKWEQGPLLRLKAKLKISQSRPMDAIETYRYLLALVQAQRKSFGPLRISSQVDDKVDEYDVWHGLANLYASLSHWKDAEICLQKARELKEHSAATAHTEGVMLDGRGQDQEALATATNATVLESSHVPSKILMGSLMMKMGPKALPAARSLLTDALRVEPTNRMAWYHLGLTHKSDGRMADAADCFQAAFMLEETDPIESFSTLL, encoded by the exons ATGGAGTCTGGTGAGAGTGGGGGTTCGTCGGTTCGAGAGGTGCGTGCAAATGGAAACAGCATTAAAACATCAGAAGTTGAGGCTAAGCTTGATGAAGGGAATATTCAAGAAGCAGAATCAGCATTGCGAGAAGGCTTGTCTCTCAATTTTGAG GAAGCAAGAGCTCTTCTTGGAAAGCTAGAGTATCAACGAGGTAATGTCGAAGGGGCTCTTCGTGTGTTTGATGGGATAGATCTTCAAGCAGCCATACAGCGATTGCAATCTTCCCTTTCTGATAAACCAGCCAAGAAAGGAGGTGGCTCAACTTCCACGAGCTCTCAGCATGCTGCTAGTTTGGTGCTTGAAGCCATCTTCTTAAAATCCAAGTCTCTACAAAAGCTGGGAAAGTTCAATG ATGCTGCTAGTGAGTGCAAGCGTGTACTTGATGCTGTTGAAAAGATATTTTCTCAAGGTATACCTGATGCTCAAGTGGACAGTAAATTGCAAGAGATAGTCAGCCATGCCGTAGAGCTCCTTCCAGAGCTTTGGAAAGAGGCTGGTTGCTATCCCGAGGCAATATCTGCATATAGGAATTCCCTTCTTAGTCAATGGAACCTTGATAATGATTGCTGTGCAAGAATTCAGAAAGcatttgctatgtttttgctGTACAGCGGGGTGGAGGCAAATCCACCCAGTTTGGCAGTTCAGACTGAAGGGTCATATGTACCTAAAAATAATCTGGAAGAGGCGATTCTGCTTCTAATGATTCTTGTGAGAAAGTTTTGTCTTGGAAAGACAAAATGGGACCCCTCGGTAATGGAACACCTGACATTTGCACTTTCAGCATGTGGCCAAACCTCTGTTTTAGCAAAACAACTTGAAGAGTTGATTCCTGGTGTATATCATCGTATTGACCGTTGGAATTCATTAGCGCTGTCTCTCAGTGCAGCTGGACAAAGCAAAACTGCTTTGGATCTGCTAAGAAAGTCTCTGCACCGACATGAACGACCGAATGACATGATAGCATTATTATTGGCTGCTAGAATTTGCAGTGAGGATCCTCATCTTGCTGCAGAGGGTGCAGGCTATGCCCAGAGGGCAGTCAATAACGCTCGGGGTCTAGACGAGCATTTAAGAGGCGTAAGCCTTCGGATGTTGGGACTTTGCCTGGGAAAGCAAGCTAAGGCTGCTTCCTCTGATTACGAGAGGTCTCATCTTCAGGCCAAAGCTCTCCAATCATTGGATGAGGCAGCTAGATTGGAGCAAAAGAATTCTGATCTAATTTTTGAGTTAGCTGTTCAATATGCAGAGCACCGAAATCTGCCTGCAGCTTTACGCTATGCGAAGCAGTTCTTTGATGAAACTGGTGGATCTGTATTGAAAGGATGGAGATTGCTGGCTCTAGTTTTGTCTGCACAGAAAAGATTTTCAGAGGCTGAAGTGGTGACAGATGCTGCTTTAGATGAGACTGCAAAATGGGAGCAAGGTCCACTTCTCAGGTTGAAAGCGAAGCTGAAGATTTCCCAATCACGACCCATGGATGCTATTGAAACTTACCGATACCTTCTTGCATTGGTTCAAGCCCAGAGGAAATCCTTTGGACCTCTCAGAATTAGTTCACAG GTGGATGACAAGGTAGACGAATATGATGTCTGGCATGGCCTCGCGAATTTATATGCAAGCCTTTCTCACTGGAAGGATGCCGAAATATGTTTGCAAAAGGCCAGAGAATTAAAGGAGCACTCAGCAGCTACAGCGCACACTGAAG GTGTTATGTTAGACGGCCGTGGACAAGATCAAGAAGCTCTGGCCACTGCAACAAATGCTACAGTGCTTGAATCAAGCCATGTTCCAAGCAAGATATTGATGGGTTCTTTGATGATGAAAATGGGTCCAAAAGCTTTGCCTGCTGCTAGAAGCCTGCTTACCGATGCACTCAGAGTCGAACCAACAAATCGTATGGCTTGGTATCACTTGGGACTGACACACAAGTCTGATGGCCGAATGGCCGATGCTGCTGATTGCTTCCAGGCAGCATTCATGCTTGAAGAAACAGATCCCATTGAAAGCTTCAGCACTTTGCTGTGA
- the LOC130954079 gene encoding LRR receptor-like serine/threonine-protein kinase FEI 1, whose product MGICLMKQKWLWLLYGLMINILINENGALSPDGQALLSFRISVVSSDGVLLQWRPEDPDPCKWKGVRCDPKTKRVTHLALSHHKLSGSLSADLGKLDHLRVLALHNNNFYGTIPSELGNCTELQGLYLQENYLSGMIPGEIGNLSQLQSLDISSNSLSGNIPALLGKLYNIKNFNLSSNFLSGPIPSDGVLANFTGSSFIGNRGLCGMQIDVTCPGSNPQSPTSDQNGKKKYSGRLLISASATVGALLSVALMCFWGCFLYKKFGKKDRISLAMDVGEGASIVMFHGDLPYSSKDIIKKLETLNEEHIIGVGGFGTVYKLAMDDGNVFALKRIVKLNEGFDRFFERELEILGSIKHRHLVNLRGYCNSPTSKLLIYDYLPGGSLDEALHEKSEQLDWDARLNIIIGAAKGLAYLHHDCSPRIIHRDIKSSNILLDGNLDARVSDFGLAKLLEDEESHITTIVAGTFGYLAPEYMQSGRATDKSDVYSFGVLTLEVLSGKRPTDASFIEKGLNVVGWLNFLISENRRREIVDPLCEGVQMETLDALLSVAIQCVSSNPEDRPNMHRVVQFFESEIMTPCPSDFYDSSSD is encoded by the exons ATGGGCATTTGTCTGATGAAACAGAAATGGCTATGGCTTCTTTATGGTCTGATGATAAATATTCTGATCAATGAAAATGGTGCACTCAGTCCTGATG GTCAGGCACTTCTCAGCTTCAGGATATCAGTTGTTAGCTCAGATGGTGTGTTGTTACAGTGGAGGCCAGAGGATCCTGACCCATGTAAATGGAAAGGAGTGAGATGTGATCCAAAAACCAAGAGAGTAACCCATCT GGCTTTATCTCACCATAAGTTAAGTGGGTCTTTGTCAGCTGACCTTGGAAAGCTAGATCATTTGAGGGTTCT TGCTCTTCACAACAACAACTTCTATGGGACCATTCCATCAGAACTGGGAAACTGCACTGAATTGCAGGGATT ATATCTACAGGAAAATTACCTTAGTGGCATGATTCCAGGCGAAATAGGAAATCTTTCACAGCTTCAAAGTTT GGATATATCAAGCAACTCCCTCAGTGGAAACATACCAGCATTGCTTGGAAAATTgtacaacataaaaaattt CAATTTATCATCCAATTTTCTGTCTGGACCAATACCGTCTGATGGTGTGCTTGCCAACTTTACTGGAAGCTC CTTCATTGGAAATCGTGGTCTGTGTGGGATGCAAATTGATGTGACATGTCCTGGATCAAACCCTCAATCTCCAACCTCAG ATcaaaatggaaagaagaaaTATTCAGGTCGGCTACTTATCAGCGCATCAGCAACTGTGGGTGCTCTTCTTTCGGTGGCACTGATGTGTTTCTGGGGTTGTTTTCTTTACAAGAAGTTTGGTAAAAAGGACAGAATAAGTCTGGCAATGGATGTGGGTGAAG GTGCATCAATTGTGATGTTTCACGGAGATCTACCTTATTCTTCAAAAGATATCATTAAGAAACTAGAGACTTTGAATGAGGAACACATAATAGGGGTTGGAGGGTTTGGAACAGTCTACAAACTTGCAATGGATGATGGGAATGTGTTTGCTTTGAAAAGGATTGTGAAGTTAAATGAGGGTTTCGATCGGTTTTTTGAGAGAGAACTTGAAATTCTGGGAAGCATAAAACATCGCCATCTAGTGAACTTGCGGGGATATTGCAATTCACCTACATCAAAGTTGTTAATATATGATTACTTACCTGGTGGCAGTCTTGATGAAGCTCTTCACG AAAAATCTGAGCAACTAGACTGGGATGCTCGCTTGAATATAATCATTGGAGCTGCAAAAGGGCTCGCCTATTTACACCATGATTGCTCCCCTAGGATCATACACCGTGATATAAAATCAAGCAACATTTTGCTTGATGGAAACCTTGATGCTCGGGTGTCTGATTTTGGACTCGCAAAACTTCTAGAGGATGAAGAATCTCACATCACTACTATTGTAGCTGGAACGTTTGGTTATCTTGCACCAG AGTATATGCAAAGTGGTAGAGCAACTGACAAGAGTGATGTTTATAGTTTTGGGGTCCTGACTCTTGAAGTTCTGAGTGGAAAGCGACCAACAGATGCATCATTTATAGAAAAGGGCCTCAATGTTGTTGGTTGG TTGAATTTTCTAATTTCGGAAAATAGGCGACGGGAAATTGTGGATCCACTATGCGAGGGGGTGCAGATGGAGACCCTTGATGCCTTGCTTTCTGTGGCTATTCAATGTGTTTCATCAAATCCAGAGGACCGACCGAATATGCACCGAGTGGTCCAGTTCTTTGAGTCAGAGATCATGACCCCATGCCCAAGTGACTTCTATGACTCAAGCTCTGACTAG
- the LOC130975642 gene encoding probable polyamine transporter At1g31830, with product MGVSNGDEYVAVGESPSPERRNHARKVSVLPLVFLIFYEVSGGPFGVEDTVKAAGPLLSLVGFLVFPLIWSVPEALITAEMGTMFPENSGYVVWVSSALGDYWGFQQGWMKWLSGVIDNALYPVLFLDYLKSGIPALGNGVPRVVATWGLTFVLTYLNYRGLTIVGWVAVFLGIFSLLPFVFMGLLAIPDLKPSRWYAANVDDIDWNLYLNTLFWNLNYWDSISTLAGEVENPKKTLPKALFYALILVVLGYFLPLLVGTGAVPLNRELWTDGYFSDIAMIVGGVWLRWWLQAAAAMSNMGMFVAEMSSDSFQLLGMAERAMLPEFFNKRSRYGTPLIGILFSASGVILLSWLSFQEIVAAENFLYCFGMILEFIAFVVLRIKQPNAPRPYKIPGGTAGMIIMCIPPTILICVVLAFSSFKVMVISLIATAIGLVLQPCLKFLEKKRWMKFSVSSELPDLDNEDNIQPLVH from the coding sequence ATGGGGGTCTCCAATGGTGATGAATATGTGGCAGTTGGTGAGTCACCCTCTCCAGAGAGAAGAAACCATGCTAGGAAAGTTTCAGTTCTTCCTTTGGTGTTCCTCATATTTTATGAAGTATCTGGTGGACCCTTTGGGGTTGAGGACACTGTGAAGGCAGCAGGTCCTCTCTTGTCCCTTGTAGGATTCTTGGTTTTCCCACTCATATGGAGTGTTCCTGAGGCTCTCATCACTGCTGAGATGGGTACCATGTTCCCTGAGAACAGTGGCTATGTGGTTTGGGTTTCTTCTGCTTTAGGGGACTATTGGGGGTTTCAGCAAGGTTGGATGAAATGGCTTAGTGGTGTGATTGATAATGCTTTGTATCCAGTGCTGTTTCTTGATTATCTTAAATCAGGAATCCCTGCATTAGGTAATGGAGTTCCAAGGGTTGTTGCTACATGGGGTTTGACTTTTGTTCTCACTTACTTGAACTATAGGGGTTTAACCATTGTTGGTTGGGTTGCTGTGTTCTTGGGGATTTTCTCACTCCTTCCATTCGTTTTTATGGGATTACTGGCCATTCCTGACTTGAAACCCTCGAGATGGTATGCGGCAAATGTGGATGATATTGATTGGAATTTGTATCTGAATACTCTATTTTGGAACCTTAATTATTGGGACTCCATAAGTACTCTTGCCGGAGAAGTGGAAAATCCAAAGAAAACTCTTCCCAAGGCTCTCTTTTACGCTTTGATCTTGGTGGTTCTGGGGTATTTTCTCCCTCTTCTAGTCGGCACCGGTGCTGTCCCCCTCAATCGGGAGTTGTGGACGGACGGATACTTCTCAGATATTGCGATGATTGTTGGAGGAGTTTGGTTGAGATGGTGGCTTCAGGCTGCTGCCGCCATGTCAAATATGGGAATGTTTGTTGCCGAAATGAGCAGCGACTCTTTCCAACTTCTAGGGATGGCTGAGAGGGCAATGTTGCCCGAGTTCTTCAACAAGAGATCACGCTATGGAACACCTCTTATTGGAATCCTCTTTTCAGCCTCAGGAGTAATCCTACTGTCATGGTTAAGCTTTCAGGAGATCGTGGCTGCCGAGAATTTCTTGTACTGCTTCGGAATGATCCTGGAGTTTATTGCGTTTGTAGTGCTGAGGATCAAGCAGCCAAATGCACCTAGGCCTTACAAGATTCCGGGGGGAACAGCTGGAATGATTATCATGTGCATTCCTCCCACAATATTGATCTGTGTGGTGCTGGCATTCTCCTCCTTCAAAGTAATGGTTATAAGCCTCATTGCCACGGCGATTGGCCTTGTGTTGCAGCCCTGTCTCAAATTTCTGGAGAAAAAGAGATGGATGAAATTCTCAGTGAGTTCTGAGCTTCCCGATCTTGACAACGAGGACAACATTCAGCCTTTGGTTCATTGA
- the LOC130954276 gene encoding RING-H2 finger protein ATL52-like encodes MADGDDDGGGGFLFNSNVSSVLAGMGSAVIVLLIYRCMSMFLCIRHPLTTEQEQARSPPAGTRSSTLNSVAHMIPSHKYDKKDDDCTTCAVCLGEFEEGDELRRMPECMHSFHVPCIDMWLRSHSTCPICRAHATPSSNHHFNHTTIDMDFMQRILLQGGHAPVPM; translated from the coding sequence ATGGcggatggtgatgatgatgggGGTGGTGGTTTTTTATTCAATAGCAATGTTAGTTCCGTGCTAGCTGGCATGGGTTCAGCTGTGATTGTGCTGCTAATATACCGATGCATGTCCATGTTCTTGTGCATCCGCCATCCTCTCACAACCGAACAAGAGCAGGCTCGGTCCCCGCCGGCCGGCACCCGATCTAGTACTTTGAATTCGGTGGCGCATATGATCCCATCCCACAAGTACGACAAGAAAGATGATGATTGCACAACATGTGCAGTGTGCTTGGGAGAGTTCGAGGAGGGTGATGAGTTGAGGAGGATGCCAGAGTGCATGCACTCTTTCCATGTCCCATGCATTGATATGTGGCTCCGTTCCCATTCAACTTGTCCTATTTGCCGTGCTCATGCCACACCCTCTTCTAACCATCACTTCAATCACACCACCATTGATATGGATTTCATGCAACGTATTCTTCTCCAAGGTGGCCATGCTCCCGTGCCCATGTAG